Genomic segment of uncultured Tolumonas sp.:
TCAATCAGCTGCAAAGCGGTCATGTCTTCTGCACTGCAGGTATGAAAGCGGGTATCCGCCCCAAAGCGGGTTTCGATAGCAGATTTCAAGCTGTCGCGGGTAAATTGACCGCCCAACTCCAGCATCATGTGCATAACATCGTGACCGTGTACAGATTGGCTCATGGCAAGCTCCTTTTAATTAATGATGCATCATTTAAGCATCATTAATCTTCAACAGCGCCGGTGCAGATCAATAAAGCGGCAAAAAATAACCCCGGCATCCTGCCAGGGTTATCGGGGGCACACTCCGGTTTACTTCTCATCTACTCAATAGTTTAACTAACCACTCATTAACTACTGTAATCGAACTCTCATATTTAGAGTCAGACGATACATCTCTTTTACATTTTAAATTCGCCAACACTCGCGTTGTACATCTGGTTAC
This window contains:
- a CDS encoding YecH family metal-binding protein — translated: MSQSVHGHDVMHMMLELGGQFTRDSLKSAIETRFGADTRFHTCSAEDMTALQLIDFLEAKGKFVAADDGFNTREEHICQH